The nucleotide sequence caaaaaaattacctacgaaaCAGGGCGATGAATGGCTCCAAGACCAACTAAATAGGTTAAGGGAGTCAAGAAAATTAGTCAGAAAGCAGAGACAGCaagaaaaagccaaaattttgcaagaaaataaaaaggaaaaaatttccaaacaagtTCAAATGGTATGCATTGCCCTACACATAAAATCTATCGATAAAATGCACCAATTCCAACTCGTAGCAGACAAAATAGGCGAAGAAAAATTATCTGACATTGCCTTCGGGGTAATAGCATCGTCGGAAAAACCAACCAGCGACTTGCTACGTAAAATCGAAGAGCAAGAGCTCACCAGCGAAGATTACCATAAAATATTCCTTTCAATTGCCtaaaaatatcgttgaaataatTGATAGCGAAGGTAGAAATAAATTAGACAAAAGAAAAACGCTACAGAAATGAaccagataggtacctagctatcgAAACTTTCCCCCATCAACGACCTACTCGAACAATAACCGAGCAAACGAACGAGGCACGTCTGATATCGAGATGCGGCAACGCATCATTCGTTTAACGTTTCTCGGTTGTGTACGGTCGTACTACCTCCTAGCGTGCATAGCATCGTGTAGCAGAGTGCttcagttttggaaattttttttttgtttttttttgtaagaaaatataTCTCCGAATTAATTTCGACATCGCCGTATAAATTTCTTGTTCGAAATAAACTGCTGTTTTGTGTTACCTGCTTCGAAATAAACCGTCGAATCTTCGAAATATCATACCTATCTTCGAAATATTCGTGAAAGCATGGCTGAGGAACTCGAAGCCTTTATGAGGGCTGAAAGTAACGAACCATTTTTCGAACCTACCGAAGAACAAGAAGAAATGTTATTACTCGCTGAACGTGGCGAATCGATGGATTTTCCAGACAGTCCAGACGAGCTCGACTATGAACCGATGTCATCGCCGAAGCCAAAATCTCCTCGAAAGAATTCGCCGAAACCAAAATCTCCTCGTACTCCACCGCCAAAGTCTCCGGCCAAATCGCCAAGCAAATCCCCAAACTCGACAAAGAAACGCATCGATAAAGCAGTAGGCGAAATCGCCAAAGCGGTGTTATCTCCATCACGAAACATAGAGCCAACTCCATCTGGCTCGGGTTATGTATTTCCCGAACAAGGTCGCAAACCAACGCGACCCGCTAAAGTTACCATCGACCGTACTAGAGCTCGAAAGTCATCGCCGAAAAAGAAGGTGAGTTCGACAATTCAACCCGTCGACAATATCGAAGTGAAAGGCCGCAATAAAAAGCCCCTAAAACCAGCAATAAAATCACCATCGAAGTCGCCAAAATATAAATCGACAACGTACAAGCCACAATCTCCAAAAAAGGCAGTCTCGTTCAAAAGTTCATCgtcatcgttgtcgtcgtcggcGTCATCGTTTTCGTCGTCATCAGTATcgacgtcatcgtcgtcgtattcgTCATCATCGGCGTCGGTGAGCAGTGTCCCTAAGAGAAGAAGCAGGTCCCCAAATCGTTCGCCGAGAAAATCTAAATCTCCGTCTCCTCGCCGATCGGTCTTCGAACGCCTATCGACCAACGAAGAAAATCTAAAGAAGGAGATAAGAGGGAACAAGATCACGATTACCGATCTACGATCTCAATTGAAATCGAGGAAAAATGAGATTCGCAATTTCGAGGAGGCGATTCTGGATGAGAAAAGGCGAAGGGAAGAAGACAGGCGACAAATTCAGAATTTAAATAGAAGAATCACCGAAAAAAACCGGACGATCGACGAAAACCTAATCCAAATTCAACGCCTCAGCGAACAGGTGAACGAACAGACGACGACGATAAACAATCAAGTGGTGACAATATCGAATTTAGAGGCACAGCTATTGAGAGCGCCTCAACAGGATTCCGGACGGGTATTTCTAGTCGCTTCAGATCCGGCCGAATATCAGTACGTGTACTATAAAACCACTACGTTGATGGGCACTGGCCTTTTTGGGGCTATCAATCGGCGTCTTGTAAAAAATCTAGCGTCAGTAGCAGCGCCGAAAACGTATTTAGACAAATATCGCGGGAAATTAATTCATCCTCAGGACGAGTACCTGTACATCGAAATCTGCATGGAGGACGTCCAATGCTTAGCAATACCCGTATTCAAGATTAAGAAAGAAGTCGACAAACTCGTtacatttttgatggaaaatgaaaGGACCACGATTATTTTTTCGTACCTGGCCGACACGAAGAAGCCAGCGGTTGATGGGCGAATTTCGGAAATCAATCATTACTTTAAACGATTATCGGAGCGCGACCAGACAAAAAGAATTCGTGTTTCGAATCAAATCAGAAGACTCACAGAAATGTATGGACCTCGAAGACCATACTTCGTACAAACCGATGGGAAATTAGTACCCGAGTTTGAATATATCTCCTATATCGTCCAGAACCTCGAAGCCGACAAAAACTGGTCACCGGATAGTCCAAACTAAAGGTAAGagtacaattttagaatttcttcgAATTAAAACACCGAAAAGAACGCGAaactaataataaattttaaaccatcgaataaagtaaaaaacaaacaaaaaattcggaTTCGTCGCGAAAAATTAgtccagaaaatatttttcaaaaatttttatcgtcaaaaatcgatttttaaaaaataaaacgtcgTTGTTGAATTGGTGTATACCACTATTTagtttactgaaattttgaaaaatttatcaccccTCCAGCCTATTAAAATGTAATctcgaaaaaataagttcatcgaacgagaaaaaatttcgtcaaaatgcgCAAAAAATCGTCGAAGGATAAAAATCACGCGAAATCACGAAAGTACCTCCGAAAGTTAGGGACAACGattatcgattatcgattatcGACTCGATAGTCGATAAATTTATCGACCACGATACGACGAAAAAATGGACGTTATCGACTCGATAAATTGTCGACTCGATAAATTTGTCGAGGATAAGCCCTACGAAAAATCAACAGCCATACATAGTCGTCGAAATAAAACTGGCAAATTCCAGCAGCCAGAGCACATTCAGCAAATTCGTAGTGGTAGAGGCAATGAATGCCAGTGGTGTCgccaaaacaaattcaaaattccaaattgcgCATTCCAAAATTAAGAACACCATCACAGTAAGTGCGAGTAAATTCAAGgggcaaaaaatccaaatccatTATCCGTCAACGTGTATGTCCATCCTTAGTCTAAACCGTCACCAAAGTAGTCAAGGAAAAGTCATTCTTACCTACGATAACAAaacatcgaatttttttaatcaaaaaataaaaatacagaattgaaattaaaaatttaaaacacactTCGGAAAAATAGCATACCTGTTCAGCAAACGCAGGAAGTAAGAAACGAACAAATCGACGAACAAAAATctatccaattttgaaaaattcaccgaacACTTGAGACCGAAAGTACCtgtgaaaacagaaaaattaaattacaaatcaaaattaaaatcaaaaatttagtgGATTGAAAATAAcgtcacattttcaaaataagtcaGCAGTATCCATTAAGAAATATGGGGCAAGTGTtcgaaaaagagaaattttacgtgcaaaaatccaaattcaaaattgatacgaCGAAATagggaaaataaaatgaaatataaaaaatacgacgaaaagtaatccgaatttaaaatttcacagatACGTACCACCGAAGATCATCGAAGATACCGAACAGCAAAGCCGAAGAAACCGTTTCCAAAAACACCAACGACAAAGAATAACAATCAACACCGGTCAACGAACGAGCAATTCCATGCGATAAAACACCTACGTAGAACGACAGATTGAAAAATAACGCaacaaagatggaaaaaatgaaaagataatTACCTGTCATCGAAGTATCCAGCTTCCAACATACTAGCTCggtaaatcaaaataaaattatcgtgTAAAGTCATATTTCATCTGTTCGGATAGTTTTTCCAAAAGCGCCTTCAGCGCAAAAAGTTCTCGTACTACGAAGAATCCAAAATTAAACTCgtcgaataaaatcaaaattataggaAAACAAATTACCTATTTCGTATTGATGAATCCAAGTAGTAAAAGCATCGAACGATTACGCTGGCAACATGGCCACTCTTTTTCTATCATCCAAATTTGGCGAACGTGTTAAACAAATCATCTCGAACCGAACGGTATCATCGTGGAAATTTATCGAAACAGCCTACGAagggcagaaaaaaattaataatgcgAAGAcaaatcagttttcaaaaacggAACTCACCTGTCATGGGTAATTCGCTATCACTGAATAAATACAAAATGCCTCGGGGCAAACTAAACGATATTCTAGTCACAAATTTGGATCTTCATATCTAcgaacaaaattataaaataaaagtaacaacgaaatttcttcgaaatttaatttattcatacgctcatcaaaaatacttacatcgaaataaaatccaaatttggaaatggTGTTGAAATTAAGTACCGGTGAATCACCGAGCAAAAACATGGCGGCCGATTGTTGTATTCTTCGTTCGATCTTCGAAATCTGAAATGTAaatagagaagaaaaattattagtatctacgaaataaaataaaaagcgTTCAAGCAGTCGAAGCAGTTGTTCGACATTAGTATTTATTAGAAATAAACTAGTAATTATATTGCTCTTACCTTATATTGTTGTTCTTTTTCCTTTGAAATGTAAATGAAGATCGGTGATCGATCATAAAGTAACGGGCTTCTCCCGATAAAAGTATATAAAAACACTACGGTGTTGTTTTAACCGTTTGAAAGTTTTAAACTATTTATATTGTTACGTTTTAATCACGTTTTTAAATTAGTTTTAAGGTCTTAATTAGTTcgttttaaaccattttttaatgTAAAGAGAAGTCGAAACACAGAAACAAGCCAttttgtcaaaagtaaatattttgatcAGCGACAGTGCAGCCAGTCGAACGAAGCCGAAAAAAGCCAGCGTGCTGGAATTTCTTGGGCTTCGTCCGAGGGGCACCGGGCTACCACGAAGTTGTGCTTGTCGATTCGCAGTGTTGCCACACTGTGTTTCGACGGGGCAATGAAGTGGTAACGCCCGGTGCTCCGACTCGATCGGCTAAACTACGCTATTTCTGCTACTCGCAGATTAGCTGTGTCGCCGAGTGTTTATATACTCGGTGGCACAGCATCCAAAGCAGCTATCTACCTACAGCTTCAGTTGTATGATTTGTATGTCTTCGACTTCTcttaaaattcatcgaataaaaaataaagataaatcTTTCTCAGCGAAATGTTACCTATTTCTATAGGCTAAAATATTATATGTAAAATACCTGcgaattaaattaatgattaaaATTCCATCGAAGATAAATTGTATATATAATTTTCACGTGTGatattatatgtatattatatttcATCTCCCACGCAAACCCTGAGTTTTATTTGAGTCTCAAaggtaaaatgaataaaatctgtAGCTCTCTGAGTGCAGTACTGGTGTTTTAAACTACTCTCCGACTGAGCTAATACTGGATGTACACTAGCCTAGCACGCTTAAAACGCTGTCAACCGTACACCAGTGCCTGGTACTtcagttaccaaaaattttcaccctggAGTATCTGGTGCATACTCTCGTCGTGTACTGAGTGTACTGTGGTGTACAGTTGTGAACAGATAACACTTCGACCTATTCGttcaataccacctatagtaaaaggcctgagcgctgaattcTTATCAGCTCTGACGTCACCACAAGTAGatgactcgattgtgtttaccatttgaattttaacgtatgtttaaatggcgaattcgtgaaattgagtaaaactttcgttaaaaaagttatttaaattatgaaattcaattattatttgTCATAAAATGTGTTCTAGTAATGTAGTACTGATGTTTTCAATCACAGATGGTGTTGGTTTATTTGATTTgtgtacaaaaatgaattttttgcgactCATTCGTGTTGTGTAATTTGAATGAATAGTGATGTAAACtgtagattaaaatgaaaattaatgtgtaCTAGTGTGTTGTACCGGAATGATGTTGTAATGAAATAAGTAGTTAGTGAACAATGCAATCGCATCAAGTTGGAGAAAAATCTacaatacattttaattttcaaatctactTCTTAGACCAGCCATGCTAAAGCTGCTATGATGGATAATGGATATTAAACAAGAAATCATCAGTATCTCAAACCAATTGAAGCAGCTTTAAATTCCAATCCAAAATACTTAGGATGGATTTCAACAGGCATAAATACAATGTTTGcaaagaatttcgaattttcgagaGAAATCTCCGTCATGTATGCAATGTTTGGTGATCGTTTTGTATACCTTAGTCTTTGAGTTGGAGATTATGTTCGCGTATATTCGAtaatatttacaataatttgtatGTGTTGTACTTCTTTGCTATATTCCTCATTGTCAGCTGTCATCCTCCAGAGTTTTTCTTGATATTCTTTTAGAAATTAGATCATAAACGAGTGTAGTTCTCATCTTTAATGATAAAAACAGTGTTGATTATGAGcttatatttacttatttttccattcaaatcaTTCCCTCTTGATCTCAAATTGATTATTAAGTATCAGAATGTGATTCaaaacgcaaaataaaatgttctcagtatttatttcattatagtgcattaatatttcattcatttctatagCGTTATCGGAGTACATACTATCTATtagtgatgacgtcacaaaacagcgctcaggccttttactataggtggtattgattCGTTTCATTCAGAGcacattcattttcatcataagATCATTGATTTAATTGCATTCGAAATGTGTATTAAATGTTCAAGTTGAATCTCCATATGAAATTATCCTTCCAAGAGTCCATTCGGTCTCAGAATTACACGTCTTTTTCAGAGAGCAGTTGACAGTTTTCGTATCAAGTTTTTCCTTGATTGATGATAAAACACACAAACTTGATCAAATAATTCACGATTGAGCATTAAACAAAGTTTTAATTCGAAATCTGTAATGAGATTTACTTGATAACTTGATAAAAGTGATCTGATATGAAAACAAATCATACACTGGATACACTACACCGCCTCACCGATTTCAAAGTCGGTGAGGCGGTGTAGTGTATCCAGTGTATGATTTGTTTTCATATCAGATCACTTTTATCAAGTTATCAAGTAAATCTCATTACAGATTTCGAATTAAAACTTTGTTTAATGCTCAATCGTGAATTATTTGATCAAGTTTGTGTGTTTTATCATCAATCAAGGAAAAACTTGATACGAAAACTGTCAACTGCTCTCTGAAAAAGTGTAATTCTGAGACCGAATGGACTCTTGGAAGGATAATTTCAATATGGAGATTCAACTTGAACATTTAATACACATCGAATGCAATTAAATCAATGATcttatgatgaaaatgaatgtgCTCTGAATGAAACGAATAGGTCGAAGTGTTATCTGTTCACAACTGTACACCACAGTACACTCAGTACACGACGAGAGTATGCACCAGATACTccagggtgaaaatttttggtaacctAGTGTAAAAAGTGCATGCGAATCGAATTTACCTACTGTGTTTCCTacgtacctaaaaaaaaaagttgagaatgtCGCTTGGACGGCTTTTACATAActacattcattttcaaacttgaatcaGAATTTCAGAATCAATCAGAATAAGGTACTGTAACCCGGGTATGTCAAactcccattttgttcctcacgaaaaaaaattgttatttttcgattcaaggtttttatgacggaatttctggcatagaatgaaaataatcatgaattagagcacatgctgtgaatttcacactatttcaaactatttttaaccctaaaatgaagtgctgaaaaatggctgaaattcaaaacaaacaaatgtatttcaattgatacatgtagcataccattggaaagctcgttcaattctctttcaaagatgttattatgaaaaagttgtaaaagtgcacggttttgaagatatacgcggttaaagtttgccgaattcccatatactgcaatgctaagtttgtcaaaccaggaacaaa is from Planococcus citri chromosome 1, ihPlaCitr1.1, whole genome shotgun sequence and encodes:
- the LOC135834707 gene encoding serine/arginine repetitive matrix protein 2-like, which translates into the protein MAEELEAFMRAESNEPFFEPTEEQEEMLLLAERGESMDFPDSPDELDYEPMSSPKPKSPRKNSPKPKSPRTPPPKSPAKSPSKSPNSTKKRIDKAVGEIAKAVLSPSRNIEPTPSGSGYVFPEQGRKPTRPAKVTIDRTRARKSSPKKKVSSTIQPVDNIEVKGRNKKPLKPAIKSPSKSPKYKSTTYKPQSPKKAVSFKSSSSSLSSSASSFSSSSVSTSSSSYSSSSASVSSVPKRRSRSPNRSPRKSKSPSPRRSVFERLSTNEENLKKEIRGNKITITDLRSQLKSRKNEIRNFEEAILDEKRRREEDRRQIQNLNRRITEKNRTIDENLIQIQRLSEQVNEQTTTINNQVVTISNLEAQLLRAPQQDSGRRQ